In Legionella beliardensis, the following are encoded in one genomic region:
- a CDS encoding tetratricopeptide repeat protein, translating to MKTQRDLVVTTDSQQVIDSINHFYDEMLNSGNNAISILQAANNEPDNLLLQTYAAAFYLYAQEDAATTLAIELLQHAEKALRTSNLREKLTFYAVYAWAHLDYECAITLFTSILELFPQDILALKFAEWLFYCTGQSYQNKYFLALCEKCVRQNQHDPAFLASYSFAHELCGHYSEAKTIANQALKITKEAVPWAHHTLAHAYLLENDIQGGIDCLQRLVSSWNDVLPLLRGHNTWHLALFYVANRNEKAVLNLFPKIFGTMPDTVLEQLDAISLLWRMDLAGLPQDHYFTKIIPYLGLHPMEHYIAFNNAHFIYCLTRAGHTDLAEESLQAMAHYAASLTSPYKQYLWQTLALPLCQGINAFAQGQYQRACDLMEPVIENCFQLGGSDAQNEIYTQTFLCSLLKTNQKEKANKFFQSYLNHYRHTPLARYWFDE from the coding sequence ATGAAAACACAAAGAGATTTAGTAGTTACCACTGATTCACAGCAGGTGATTGATAGTATTAATCACTTTTATGATGAAATGTTAAATTCAGGCAATAATGCTATTAGCATTCTGCAAGCAGCGAATAATGAGCCTGATAATTTACTTTTACAAACGTATGCAGCTGCTTTTTATTTGTATGCTCAAGAAGATGCTGCTACAACCCTGGCTATAGAGCTGTTACAACATGCAGAAAAGGCGCTACGCACCTCAAATTTACGAGAAAAGCTAACATTTTATGCTGTTTATGCATGGGCTCATTTAGACTATGAGTGTGCGATTACGTTGTTTACCAGTATTCTTGAACTTTTCCCGCAAGATATTTTAGCTTTAAAATTTGCTGAATGGCTTTTCTACTGCACGGGACAATCTTATCAAAATAAATACTTTTTAGCGCTTTGTGAAAAATGTGTGAGGCAGAATCAACATGATCCCGCTTTTTTAGCAAGCTATTCTTTTGCCCATGAGTTATGCGGTCATTATAGCGAAGCTAAAACAATTGCTAACCAAGCACTCAAAATAACAAAAGAAGCAGTCCCCTGGGCACATCACACACTAGCTCATGCTTATCTTTTAGAAAATGATATCCAAGGGGGTATAGATTGCCTACAACGTTTAGTATCATCCTGGAATGATGTTCTGCCTCTGTTAAGAGGTCATAATACTTGGCACCTTGCCCTCTTTTATGTCGCCAACCGGAATGAAAAAGCCGTTTTAAATCTTTTTCCTAAAATTTTTGGCACGATGCCTGATACGGTATTAGAGCAATTAGATGCTATTTCATTACTCTGGCGTATGGATTTAGCAGGGCTTCCACAAGATCATTACTTTACTAAAATTATACCTTACTTAGGTTTACATCCTATGGAGCATTATATTGCTTTTAATAATGCACATTTCATCTATTGCCTTACTCGAGCTGGCCACACCGATTTAGCTGAAGAATCATTGCAGGCAATGGCGCATTATGCTGCAAGCCTAACTTCACCCTATAAACAATATTTATGGCAGACTCTTGCTCTTCCCTTATGTCAAGGTATTAACGCTTTTGCGCAAGGTCAGTATCAGCGTGCTTGTGATTTAATGGAGCCTGTTATAGAGAATTGCTTTCAATTAGGTGGTAGTGATGCTCAAAATGAAATTTACACTCAAACTTTTCTTTGTAGCCTGTTAAAAACTAACCAAAAAGAAAAAGCAAATAAATTTTTCCAGAGCTATCTTAACCATTACCGTCATACTCCCTTAGCCAGGTATTGGTTTGACGAGTAG